One [Clostridium] saccharolyticum WM1 DNA segment encodes these proteins:
- the dpsA gene encoding dipicolinate synthase subunit DpsA has translation MHNFLLLGGDSRQLYLNKMLNQNGFQTTLHQNGEDPSFSMEEAIKNNDVILCPIPFTRDKINLFSDYGLDDLGIGNFLSLLTSDHTLFGGSIPAYVKEYANENGIVCFDYMDMEDVTVKNTIATAEGAVAEAIRLSPGCLHKSRCLITGTGRCAKTLALKLKGLDADVTIAGRNGTQLVVAASMGLHTRFLGGLSSDMEKYQFIFNTIPALVLGKELIGSMNPDVTIIDIASAPGGVDFELCRQRNIRAKLCPGLPGIYAPQSSAEILFEAIIKYLS, from the coding sequence ATGCATAATTTTCTTCTTTTAGGCGGCGATTCAAGGCAGCTTTATTTAAACAAAATGCTGAACCAGAACGGCTTTCAGACTACCCTTCACCAGAACGGGGAAGATCCATCGTTTTCCATGGAAGAAGCCATAAAAAACAACGATGTTATCCTATGTCCGATTCCTTTTACCAGGGACAAAATCAATCTGTTTTCCGACTACGGTTTGGATGACCTGGGAATCGGTAATTTTTTAAGTCTTCTGACATCTGACCATACCCTATTTGGCGGAAGCATTCCAGCCTATGTAAAGGAATATGCCAATGAAAACGGAATTGTATGTTTTGACTACATGGACATGGAGGATGTTACCGTAAAAAATACAATTGCAACTGCAGAGGGTGCTGTTGCCGAAGCCATCCGGCTTAGTCCCGGCTGCCTTCACAAAAGCAGGTGTCTGATAACCGGTACTGGCCGGTGCGCAAAGACTCTGGCGCTGAAACTAAAAGGCCTGGATGCAGACGTGACCATTGCAGGCCGGAATGGAACACAGCTTGTTGTGGCGGCTTCCATGGGACTTCATACCAGATTCCTTGGCGGGCTGTCTTCGGATATGGAAAAATATCAGTTTATCTTCAATACCATCCCCGCCCTTGTCCTGGGAAAAGAACTGATCGGTTCCATGAATCCGGACGTAACCATCATTGATATCGCCTCCGCTCCCGGCGGCGTTGATTTTGAATTGTGCAGACAGAGGAATATCCGCGCCAAACTTTGTCCGGGACTTCCTGGGATCTATGCTCCCCAGTCGTCTGCGGAGATTTTATTTGAAGCAATTATAAAATACCTGTCGTAA
- a CDS encoding LysM peptidoglycan-binding domain-containing protein: MASCPLGQIPYTIRSGDTLWLISQRYYTSTSAIMAANPGLKPNNLQVGQTICIPSRRAPRPPVPTPPSGGGPSRCPVGLRTYTIQRNDTLWQIAQRYCTTVDSIMTLNPGLNPNNLKVGQTIWIPAGYRLPNLPIWFRSQAVVPEASDNGDEVPLCPGNTDTYVIESGDTLWTLSQRFQTTPEEIMAINQGINPTNLFVGQVLCIPRRRNNVPQPPIPQPAPQPMPMPQPMPQPVPLPTPMPEPEPPIFLWVSKEEQNLNNYLRLLWAQHAYWARIAMQGMILDSPDVPSDANRLMQNPKDFEIALQTFYGNNVAANFAELLNQHIALTNEFLMAAKEDRSAAAADAEKRWNENADQIADFLGNINPNWSAEEWKQLLYDHIVLLKNDICNMLSGNFDDSIGTFTDVESGVLEMADIMTLGIVKQYPQYFR, encoded by the coding sequence ATGGCTTCTTGCCCTTTAGGACAGATTCCTTATACCATTCGATCCGGTGATACGCTATGGCTGATCTCACAACGCTATTATACTTCTACCAGTGCGATCATGGCCGCAAATCCAGGCCTAAAACCAAATAATTTACAAGTGGGGCAGACCATTTGTATCCCCTCAAGAAGAGCGCCCCGCCCTCCGGTTCCCACTCCTCCTTCCGGCGGTGGTCCGAGCCGCTGTCCCGTAGGCCTTCGTACTTATACCATTCAGCGAAATGATACCTTATGGCAGATTGCCCAGCGCTACTGTACCACGGTCGACAGCATTATGACTTTAAACCCAGGGCTGAATCCCAATAATCTGAAGGTCGGACAGACGATCTGGATACCAGCCGGATACCGGCTTCCTAATCTTCCCATCTGGTTCCGTTCCCAGGCGGTCGTCCCGGAAGCATCAGACAACGGTGATGAGGTTCCTTTATGCCCGGGAAATACCGATACCTATGTCATAGAATCAGGTGATACCTTATGGACGCTTTCCCAGCGTTTTCAAACCACTCCTGAGGAGATCATGGCAATAAACCAAGGAATTAACCCCACAAACCTGTTTGTCGGGCAAGTGCTCTGCATTCCCAGAAGGCGGAATAACGTTCCTCAGCCTCCTATTCCGCAGCCAGCTCCTCAACCTATGCCTATGCCTCAGCCAATGCCCCAACCAGTACCGCTGCCAACTCCTATGCCTGAACCTGAGCCGCCTATTTTCCTCTGGGTAAGCAAGGAAGAGCAGAATTTAAACAATTACCTTCGTCTTTTATGGGCACAGCATGCTTATTGGGCCAGAATTGCAATGCAGGGCATGATCCTTGATTCCCCGGATGTACCATCAGACGCCAACCGTCTCATGCAGAATCCCAAAGACTTTGAAATAGCTTTACAGACGTTCTATGGAAATAATGTTGCAGCGAACTTTGCAGAGCTGCTCAACCAGCACATTGCTCTTACCAATGAATTCCTTATGGCAGCAAAGGAGGATCGTTCAGCAGCAGCGGCTGATGCTGAAAAACGATGGAATGAAAATGCGGATCAGATTGCAGACTTTCTTGGGAATATAAATCCTAATTGGTCAGCCGAAGAATGGAAGCAGCTGCTTTACGACCACATTGTCCTTCTAAAGAACGACATCTGCAATATGCTGTCCGGAAATTTTGATGACAGCATTGGTACATTTACCGATGTTGAAAGCGGTGTGCTTGAAATGGCGGATATTATGACTCTGGGAATCGTTAAACAGTATCCTCAATATTTCAGATAA
- a CDS encoding dipicolinate synthase subunit B, with product MKLEGIKVGLAITGSFCTFDKIEKEIKVLVDKGALIYPIFSNNVQTTDSRFGDTGEYMNRIFAMTGNAPILSLEEAEPIGPKGYLDILLIAPCTGNTLAKLANGITDTPVLMASKAHLRNSKPLVISLSTNDALGINFKNVGELFNTKNIYFVPFGQDDPVKKPNSMIAHTERIADTLEFALDGKQIQPVIF from the coding sequence ATGAAGCTGGAAGGAATAAAAGTAGGCCTGGCAATCACCGGGTCCTTTTGTACTTTTGATAAAATCGAAAAGGAAATAAAGGTTTTGGTGGATAAGGGAGCCTTGATCTATCCCATTTTCTCCAACAATGTACAGACAACGGATTCCCGTTTTGGCGATACCGGGGAATACATGAATCGGATCTTTGCCATGACAGGCAATGCTCCCATCCTAAGCCTGGAGGAAGCAGAGCCCATAGGTCCCAAAGGCTATCTGGATATCCTGCTCATAGCCCCCTGTACCGGCAACACTCTTGCTAAGCTGGCCAACGGCATTACCGATACACCGGTGCTCATGGCATCCAAAGCTCATTTAAGAAATTCCAAGCCGCTGGTGATCTCTCTTTCCACCAATGATGCCCTTGGAATCAACTTTAAGAATGTGGGGGAATTATTTAATACAAAGAATATTTATTTTGTTCCCTTTGGCCAGGATGATCCGGTGAAAAAGCCAAATTCCATGATCGCACATACCGAGCGCATTGCCGATACCCTGGAATTTGCTTTGGATGGGAAACAGATTCAGCCTGTTATTTTTTAA
- a CDS encoding methyl-accepting chemotaxis protein produces the protein MKHKRKTHIFTKLLFGISIPVVFIFVLSGVFISTQAGKSMQAQSIQTLDSASLAAANQVNSFLTFYLAEVKSAAASSQIETYLTNASGKVRLPNSEGYPEVKKTLDKLQATDQENILAAWVADLDVSQVTQSDNFTSEDGWDISKRPWYRAMEVDHPILTEPYVDASTGQTIVSAVCGVFSNKTGEPLGVVGVDIKLSQLVTVLGNYKIGETGSVILATEGGQIVYHPNNDLIQNTVSEIDISQNIKDAFAGQAVGNYEYIMEKVPYFGSVNRVGDSGWLVLSSIHQSEVLSSKKAVVSIVTTIFTLGSFILFLVIFIMAKGISRPLRKLSVIAERIAEGDLDLHVDVSGNDEIGMVASSLGNTVSQLKNYVNYINEIAAVLNQIAEKDLVFQLQYDYKGDFEKIKRSLLKIRSTLTATMERITVTSDQVAYGAQSISASSQAMAQGATEQASSVEELAATIGDISHKIQQNAKDSAGANEQAVLASRELGTCNRHMNELVSAMAEINESSGEIGKIIKAIEDIAFQTNILALNAAVEAARAGEAGKGFAVVADEVRNLASKSSEAAKSTTHLIEGSIRAVENGSRLADEAAESLTNAVNSTRTVSEMIERVTEASVQQSEAIRQVSVGIDQISGVVQTNSATAEEGAAASEELSDQAELLKDLVNEFRLQ, from the coding sequence ATGAAGCACAAAAGAAAAACACACATTTTTACAAAGTTGCTGTTCGGTATCTCCATTCCAGTGGTATTTATTTTTGTTCTGTCAGGAGTTTTCATCTCAACACAGGCAGGAAAGAGCATGCAGGCCCAGTCAATACAGACCTTGGACTCTGCTTCCCTTGCGGCTGCCAACCAGGTGAATTCATTCCTGACATTTTATTTAGCGGAAGTAAAGAGTGCGGCTGCCAGCAGCCAGATAGAAACTTATCTTACGAATGCCTCCGGGAAGGTAAGACTGCCCAACAGTGAAGGCTATCCGGAGGTAAAAAAGACCCTTGATAAGCTCCAGGCAACGGATCAGGAGAATATTCTTGCGGCATGGGTTGCGGATCTTGACGTAAGCCAGGTGACCCAGTCGGATAATTTTACATCAGAAGATGGCTGGGATATTTCTAAAAGACCCTGGTACCGGGCCATGGAGGTGGATCATCCCATTCTGACAGAGCCTTATGTGGATGCCAGCACAGGGCAGACCATTGTCAGCGCTGTCTGCGGAGTATTCAGTAACAAAACAGGGGAACCCTTAGGAGTGGTGGGAGTTGATATAAAATTATCCCAGTTGGTTACAGTATTAGGTAATTATAAGATCGGGGAGACCGGCTCTGTGATCCTGGCCACAGAAGGCGGGCAGATCGTGTACCATCCCAATAACGATCTGATCCAGAATACCGTTTCAGAGATCGATATTTCCCAGAATATCAAGGATGCATTCGCCGGACAGGCGGTTGGAAACTACGAATATATCATGGAAAAGGTGCCTTATTTCGGCTCCGTCAACCGGGTAGGTGATTCGGGCTGGCTTGTGCTGTCAAGCATCCACCAGTCAGAGGTGCTTTCATCCAAAAAAGCGGTGGTCAGTATTGTAACTACCATCTTTACCCTGGGCTCTTTTATTCTTTTCCTGGTTATTTTCATCATGGCCAAAGGAATATCAAGGCCTCTTAGAAAGCTGTCTGTTATTGCTGAACGGATCGCAGAGGGAGATCTTGATCTTCACGTGGATGTATCCGGCAATGATGAGATCGGTATGGTGGCATCATCTCTGGGAAATACAGTGAGCCAGTTAAAGAATTATGTGAATTACATAAATGAAATTGCTGCCGTACTAAACCAGATAGCGGAAAAAGATCTTGTTTTCCAGCTACAGTATGATTATAAAGGTGATTTTGAGAAAATCAAAAGATCCCTGCTGAAGATCAGAAGCACCCTTACTGCCACTATGGAAAGGATCACCGTGACCTCTGATCAGGTGGCTTACGGCGCTCAGAGCATTTCTGCCAGCTCTCAGGCTATGGCACAGGGCGCCACAGAGCAGGCCAGTTCCGTGGAAGAGCTTGCGGCAACCATTGGTGATATTTCCCATAAGATCCAGCAGAATGCAAAGGATTCTGCCGGAGCCAATGAACAGGCGGTCCTTGCGTCCAGGGAGCTGGGAACCTGCAACCGCCACATGAATGAGCTGGTTTCTGCTATGGCGGAGATCAATGAAAGTTCCGGGGAAATCGGAAAGATCATTAAGGCCATTGAGGACATTGCTTTCCAGACCAACATTCTGGCTTTAAATGCGGCGGTGGAAGCAGCCCGTGCGGGAGAGGCGGGAAAAGGATTTGCGGTCGTTGCCGATGAGGTGAGGAATCTGGCTTCCAAAAGTTCTGAAGCGGCTAAAAGCACCACCCATCTTATTGAAGGTTCCATTCGGGCTGTGGAAAATGGCTCCAGGCTTGCAGATGAAGCGGCTGAATCCCTGACCAATGCAGTGAACAGCACACGTACAGTTTCTGAAATGATAGAAAGAGTGACAGAGGCTTCGGTTCAGCAGTCTGAGGCGATCCGGCAGGTTTCCGTTGGGATCGATCAGATATCCGGTGTGGTTCAGACCAATTCCGCCACTGCGGAGGAAGGAGCGGCAGCCAGCGAAGAGCTTTCTGACCAGGCAGAGCTGTTAAAGGATTTGGTAAACGAGTTTAGATTACAATAA
- the dapA gene encoding 4-hydroxy-tetrahydrodipicolinate synthase: MKDAIFKGSAVAIVTPMDSHGNLDFMAMEKLLKFQLENGTDAIVVNGTTGESATLEEKEKLELIEFVVHYVNHRVPVIMGTGSNCTSHAVRLSRKAQSLGASALLQVTPYYNKTSQHGLVEHFTAVADSVDIPIILYNVPTRTGVNIYPETYAKLSEHPNIKAAKEAGGNLSHIAKVAALCGDRLDLYSGNDDQTVPILALGGKGVISVLANIMPFEMHMICQYFFEGDMVKSRNMQLELIDIMNAMFMDVNPVPVKAALSLLDLCEESYRLPLTPMQDKDKEMLKKTMKFYFPHLQEYSVEIP, encoded by the coding sequence ATGAAAGATGCGATTTTTAAAGGCTCTGCGGTAGCCATCGTTACACCCATGGATAGCCATGGAAACCTGGATTTTATGGCAATGGAAAAATTACTGAAATTTCAGTTGGAAAACGGCACGGATGCCATTGTCGTCAATGGGACCACAGGAGAATCCGCCACTCTGGAAGAAAAGGAAAAACTGGAACTGATCGAATTTGTGGTACATTATGTAAATCACCGTGTTCCTGTCATCATGGGGACCGGCAGCAACTGTACGTCACACGCCGTCCGTCTGTCCCGAAAGGCCCAGTCCTTAGGGGCCTCTGCACTGCTGCAGGTAACCCCCTACTATAACAAGACCTCCCAGCATGGGTTGGTGGAACATTTTACGGCAGTGGCAGACAGTGTGGATATTCCCATCATTCTCTACAATGTCCCCACCCGCACCGGGGTGAACATTTATCCGGAAACCTATGCTAAGCTTTCGGAACATCCAAACATTAAGGCCGCTAAGGAGGCGGGGGGGAATCTCTCCCATATTGCCAAAGTCGCGGCACTTTGCGGTGACAGGCTTGACCTTTATTCGGGAAATGATGATCAGACAGTTCCCATTCTCGCTCTGGGAGGCAAGGGAGTGATCTCTGTTTTGGCCAATATCATGCCCTTTGAGATGCATATGATTTGCCAGTACTTTTTTGAAGGTGATATGGTAAAGAGCAGAAACATGCAGTTAGAGCTGATTGACATTATGAATGCCATGTTTATGGATGTGAATCCTGTGCCGGTGAAAGCGGCCCTCTCCCTCCTTGATCTGTGTGAAGAAAGCTACAGGCTCCCTCTGACCCCAATGCAGGATAAGGACAAAGAAATGTTAAAAAAGACTATGAAATTTTATTTCCCACATTTGCAGGAATACAGTGTTGAAATACCTTAA